Sequence from the Thermococcus sp. CX2 genome:
ATATATCTACATCGCGAAGGTCGCGACCTGAGGTGATGAACATGAAACGCCTCGCAGTGCCTCTCTTTATTCTTTTGTTAGCTTCGTCTCTAGTCAGTGCAGCGACCTACGATCTTCCCGGGGACAACTACAATAACATTGGCATAATGGGCGAAGTCACGATAAATCTGAACGTTACTATTGTCAACACCGCTCCCTTCCCGAAGTTCATCATACTCAACCCGCGCTATGAATTCACGGTCTACAGGCTCGACAATACTGAGACGATGAACGCGTTCCTCATAGGGGGTAATGTGGTTCACAACCTATCAAACATCCAAAAGACAACCCTCAACTACTATACCGGCTTCTGGATACTCCCCTATGAGACGGTCGTCGTGAATTTTAGGATAACCTCTCACTATCCCTACGTTGTCCCCACCGCAGACTATCAGACCATCTGTGGGGATCTGGCTAAAATAACATCCGTTGAGTACAATGGAAGCCAGGTTACCGGGGTCATAGAGGACTTGGATGACATCTCGGTGTTGAGCTGTGGTGTCATGTACCCGCAACTCATAAACACTCCCAAGGTCTTATACCTGAGGAGCATGTTCCCAATGGTTGATGGACATATCAGGATCCTTAAGTACGATGGAACGGTCACTTTCCGCCTCACCAACGTCCCGAATCAGGCGGGGCTGTTTAACACGTTCTTTGCCGCGTCGATACCAGTTATCTTCGATGGTGCTGAAATGTACGACTTTGTTCCTAACTACACCATGACCTACAAGGAATACCTGGAGAAGTTTATCTGGGAGTACAGGGGTCTTAATCCTCCCCAGAGGACTTCACAGCCACAGCCTCTTCCTCCTATGCCAGGAATGTTCCAGCTCTCAAACACTCTCATAAGTGGAGTCTCAGTTGGAGCTCCCCAGGTCACCATTCCACAGTCCGAGGAGTTTGACTTCCCTGTGTGGATAATCTTCATGGGCAGTGGTGTTGATATAACCTATCACGTTAGCTGGAAGAATGAGGGACGGTGAGAGTTGGTGCTGGGGGAGAAAAAGAAGAAGAAAGGCCTCTCATGGATAGATGAGATACTTAACGAGGAGGATGATCTCCTAGAACACGTTCTTAGGGGAAATAAGAAAGAAAAAAAAGATGAGGAAGAATCTCCCTCATTTATTAAGGAAGGGGGAGGAGTGGACTTAGGAGAGATTCTCAGTACCCCCACTCCGGAGGAAGCAGTAGAAAATAGGCCAACCGGCGCCGAAGTTTTGGGTGAGATACTGGCCAAAGAGACTCCACCAGAGAAACCCAAGCCCCTAGAGAAAGCAAAACCTAAGGTTCCGTCGACCCTTCAGGATATACTAGGGGCATCGGTCCGTATTGAAGAGAGCGCCTATGCAGGAAGGGCTAAAGTCCTTGACGCCTACGGTAACGTTCGTATCCTCAAGGTTAAGGGTGAAGCTGTCCCAATATATGAGATAAAGCTGCCCAAACTAAGTCGTGAGGAAGAAGAGCTTCTCAGGCAGGTAAGGGAAAGGGCCATAACTGAGCTTCAGATAGACCCCACAGCATTCCCAGACCTCGAAGAGCGCCGGCGGGTATTCATGAACGCCGTTAGGAGGATGATAAGGGAGGTGGCACCCCACTTCTCGGAGGGCAGGATAGATATACTCGCAGAAATAATTGTCCAGTCGATGATAGGCTACGGCAAGCTCGATCCCCTCGTTCGCGACGACAACCTTGAGGAGATAATGGTAATCGGAACCAACAGACCCGTTTACGTCTGGCACAGGCGTTTCAACATGTGTAAGACCAACATCGTGTTCCCCACAGACAAGGAGATACTCAACATAATCGAACGCATTGCTAGGGAGGTTGGTAGGAGAATAGATCAGCAGAGCCCGCTTCTCGATGCCCGTCTGCCCGATGGTAGCCGTGTGAACGCTACCATACCTCCCATAAGTCTCGATGGTCCGACCATAACCATCCGTAAGTTCAAGAAAGATCCACTCACGATCATCGACCTCATTAAGTACGGAACTATGAACTCGGACATAGCGGCCCTCCTCTGGATATTCGTCGATGGTCTCGGTGTTAAGCCAGCCAACGTCCTTGTCGCCGGTGGAACCGGTTCAGGTAAGACCACAACATTGAACTCACTTGGCATGTTCATTCCACCAAGCGAGCGCGTCATCACGATCGAAGACACTGCTGAACTTCAGCTCCCGGTTGAGCACTGGGTCAGGCTTGAGACCAGACCACCGAACCTCGAGGGCAGGGGAGAGGTAACAATGGATGACCTCGTCAAGAACACCCTTCGTATGCGTCCAGACAGGATTATCGTCGGTGAGGTTCGTGGTCCCGAAGCAAGAACTATGTTTACTGCAATGAACACGGGTCATGATGGATGTATGGGAACCATCCACTCCAACTCCGCGAGGGAAACCATAATACGTCTGGAAAGTCCTCCGATGAACGTTCCGAGGATCATGATTCCAGCCCTCGACATAATCATAATGCAGGTTAGGTTCCACAGCAGGAAGAAGGGAACCCTCAGGAGAATTACTGAGATAGCCGAGGTCTCTGGTATCGAAGGAGAAAGCGTTCAGCTCAACAAGCTCTACAAGTACGACCCCGCAAAGGACGACCTCGTCCCAACTGGGGTTCCGAGCAGGACTCTGAACGACTTGGCCCACCATACCGGAATGAGCATATCCGAGCTGGAGTTGGAGAAAGAGAAGAGGAAGATAATCCTTGACTGGATGATTGAAAAAGGCATCAGGAGCATTGAGAAGGTAGGGTACTACATAAGGCAGTTTTACATTGACGAAGAAGCTCTGTTCAAGAAGATCGAAGCCGATAGTAGCGTCGAAACCAGCAGGCAGATTAGGAATCTGATTTAGGGTGATGATCGTGGGCATTGTTAGGGCTTTCACTGACTTTCTGGAAAGGCTGGGCGGAAAGACCATAGAGGTTGCGGAGAAGCCCATTAGAAGGGTTCCCGAGGGAAAGAGCGTTCAGGAACGATTGAGGGCACTCAAACAGCTTCAAAAAGAACTTGAAATGGAGAGAGAATTCGTAGAGACGGAGGAAGAAATAGAAGAAATCCTCGAGTGGAGAAAGCAGGAAATTCGGAATCCCTTCTCGGAGAGACTCGCAGAGGCTGTGCTCCGCTATTTCAAGGGTCCAGTTGAATCTCTTACCAACTCCCTCAAGGGCCTGGATCAGGATCTCTACCGCGCCAACATTCTTATGCCCAAGGATAAGTATGTCGCCCTCATGCTCAGTGTTGCGGTATTCGCGGGAATATTCGGATTTCTCTTCGCGTACCTCTTGTACATGCCGATAGGTACTTCCCTACTGGTGGGTCTCTTGGGTTTTGTCGGAGGATTCATATACATGAGGCAGTATCCAAAAATGGCCTGGAAGCGCAGGGTAGTTGAGGTTGAGAGGGCAATGCCGTACGCGCTCAGGCACATGGCTTCCCTCCTGAGTGCTGGTGTTGGCATCTCCGAAGCGATACTCTCCGTTGCCCGTGCCAATTACGGTGTTATCTCTGAAGAGTTTGAGCTTATAATCAGGGATATGAGAACCGGCTCCTCTTTTGAGGAGGCACTTTCAAAGTTCGATGAGAAGATGGGTTCGGAAACCGTTAGTAGAGTTGTCAAGCAGATACTGAGGGCTGTAAAGTTCGGTGGAAACCTCTCGGAGATCCTGTACAAGCTGGCCGAGGATTTTGCCTTTGAGTACAGAATGAAGCTGGTAGAGTACGTCCAGAAGGTCAACGGTATAGCGTTCATTTATATGTTCATGACGATAGTTATGCCGACGATGTTCGTCGTTGGAATACTGGCGGGCTCGGTGATGGCTCAGGCTCTCATAATGCCGCTAGAAACCCTTGCGGTGATTCTGCTGTTCGCATTCCCAGCACTGTCTTTCATAATAGTTAACATGATTAAGAAGGGAGAGCCGAGGTGAAAGCAATGCCCCGAGGTATATCTTCAATTTCAACTAAACTCGTTGAAAAGCTTCTTCCAGAGAAGTGGCTGAAGCGTTATGAGGTGCTCGTATACTCCGCTGGAATAAACTTCCTAGCTGCTGAGTACCTCGTTGTTTCGTTTCTTGTTGGGATAATCGTTGCCCTCATAGTTGACATGTTCTTCACCGCAGCATACGCGGCCGTTGCGTTTTTGGCGCTGTTTTTTGGAATGGCGTTTGGCTACCCCCACTGGAAGATAAACAAGCGCATTGAAGAAATGGAGAGGATGCTTCCAGATGCCTTCTTCTATCTTGCCAGCTCTTTGAAGGCTGGTATATCCTTCTCTGAGGCCCTTGAAGAGCTTACCACTACCAAACTCGGGGCACTAACTGAGGAATTCAAAAAGACAGTGGCAGAGATAAAGAAGGGCCGCTCCACGGCCGACGCCCTCAGGGCCTTTGCCGTAAGGAACAAGAAGTCCACGGTTATATACAGATCCATAATGATTATAATTGAGGCCCTTGAAAGGGGTGCCCCGATGAGCGATGTCTTGGTCTTTGTTGGAAACGACGTCAGGGAAATACTCAGAATCAAGCAAGAGCGCAAGGCATCAACTGGCATGCAGGTGATGTTTTTCATAATTACCAGTGGAGCGATAGGCCCGTTGATCCTTGGAATAGTTTCGCAGGTAATGAAAGCCATGAGCATTGGGGAGGTCACATTTCCAATAGATGCTATACAAACGATACTGCTTGGATTTGTCATCCTTCAGGCGATAGTTTCCGGCCTGGGAATAGGCGTCATAAGAGAAGGAAAGTTTTCAGCAGGCCTGAAGTACAGCCTGCTGCTCGTGGTCATGGGTGTTGCGGTCTTCAAGGGAGCTTCAAGCTTCCAGCTCGGAGGTTTCTGATTCCTCCGCCTTTTGTATGTCCACGATCTCGACCTCAAAGATGAGGGTTTTGCCCGCGAGCGGGTGGTTGAAGTCGAGCGTAACGTTCTCTTCGCCGACCTTTGCTATCTTGGCGATCCCCGAGTCGGTCATAACATACATTCCCTGAATTGGTTCTATGCCCACGTTTGAGAACTCGGTTATCGGCACCTCTATGATAAGTTCAGGGTTCGGCATCCCGTAGCCCTTCTCAGGCGGTATCGTGATGGTTTTCTTTTCTCCGATTTCCATTCCGATAAGGGCCTCATCGAGGCCGGGAATTATCTCACCGACGCCAACGTTAACGCCGAGGGGTCCATATTCCCTGTCCTCGACATATATTCCATTTTCCTTTGCAACGTCCTCGTAACTCGTGTCAAAAATCTCTCCATCCTCAAACCTTCCGATATAATTAAACACTACAAAATCTCCAACTTCTACTTTCATTTCCTTCAACTCCAAAAGTGCCTTCAGGGGAAGTGGACTTACATCCTTTATAACGGTTTTGGTTGTACTTTTATTAAAGAAGCGAGGTAATGTATATAAGGAATAAGCGAGTTAATTCCAATGAGGTATAGGAAATGGGACATCTCTCAGATAGACTCCGGGAGGAGTATAAAGACCTTCAGATCAAGGAGGTTTACGCCACAAAGCTTGGAGACACAGACATTGAGATCCTTGAGGTCTCGAAGGATGAGCAGAAGTTTATAGCCATGTTTCAGAGCCGGCTCCTCAAAGATGGTATCTTCCAGTGGTCTCTCATAATAACAAGCGCAAACAATACGAGAACCATCAAAGGTCTGGATCCAATGGACGGCATAAAACTTGCTCTCAAGTCGAGCATAGACGCCATGATCGCTGGGATGAAAGAGTGAACCTCTACCAACGTCTAAAAATTTGGACAAAGAGGGGCTACTCCTCGGGCAGAATGTAGTAGACGTAGTGCGGTCTATTGGTTATCTCGTCGATAAAGACGACCGTTCCGGTCTTGGGGGGCTTGAGGTAGTGGACTTCGCCTTTCTTCGTCGTTACCGCTGCGAAGGCATCGCCCGTTCTAACACGATTGCCCACGTTGGCTATCAGCGTTTTGCTGAACCCCTCAACGGGAAGCAGAAGTAGCTCGTCACCTTTCTTCAGATATATCCTCGTCCTGCCATCGGGAAGGACGAGAACGGCATCTACCTCCATCCTGCCCTCGAGCCTGTCCACGTAAAGGTAGAACCTGTCGTAGACTTCCTTGGCGAGGAACTTGGCCTTCTCGATGTCGACGAACTCTGGAACGCTCTCACCCTTCCTCAGCCATACCTCAACCTTGTCCATGATGATGAGGCAGTCCCTCGAAGCCTTGTTGTTTTCGATACACCCCTCCTTGGGGACTTCAACGTAAAGCTTTGGCATCCTCTCCATACATATCACCTGACCTTTACCTAGGGGTAAAAGTTTTTAAACCTGCCTTTCATACTACACCCGATAAAAATGTCCACCAGGGTAAAATTTCTAGCTCTCTTTGGACTGCTGTTTTCATTGATGACCCTTATGCTCAACTACGGCGCTACGACCTCTGAGGTTTCTAAGGGGAATGAGGCCAAATTTACAGGCATCCTCCTCGTTCTTCTTGCACTGGTGGGCCTTATAATTATCATTGAGGTTTTCTTGAGCTGGAGGGATATTCCCCAGAAGAGAAAGGACCTGTACCGCTTTAATGAAGCTCTTTACTATATCCTCTGGGCACTGAGCGCGGTTGGGGTCGTCTTTATATCCTACGGCATCGAAAACATGAGGATTCAGCCCCTTCCAATCAACGCATCCAACAACACCTCCTCAGTAGGAACAGCCACCGCTCCAGCACCGGTTTACCACAACTCAACCCTTACCCCCGGAAACGAGATGTTTCCCACGACGTTTGCCCTCTATCTTGCACTGCTGGTTGCCCTCGCTGGCTTTCTCTACTTCACACTGGTTTACTACCGTGAGGCCCTCAAGAAGAGGAAGAGGAAAGAGATGAAGCTCAGAGCGGAGCTGTTCGATAAAAAGCTCGACGAGCTCGGCCTTGACATGTTCAGCGACTCGAGGGAGGCTGTTGTTGGCATATACAAGAACGCCGTCCTCTGGCTTGAGGTTCTGGGTATTCCTTACAAGGAGAGCTGGACTCACTGGGAGCATGCCGAGCGCGTTAGGTACATGCACGACGCCTTCGTCGAGCTCACGAGGCTCTTCGAAAAGGCCAAGTACGCTCCGGAGAAGGTAACCTGGGACGATGCAAAAAGAGCGCTTGATGTTTACAGGAAGATGAGGGGTGGACTGAGTGAGGCTCAATAAATACCTTCTTCTCCTCGCGGCGGTTCCAGCGCTTGTGGCAGCAACTGCTGGCTCTTATATGGTCAGATGGCTATCTGTGCTTTTCCTTGGGGTATTGCTGGCGCTCTTCCTCTTTGGCGTTGAGCTTCAGGTTGCAAGACCGGAGTTCAAGAGGGCCAAGAAAGTTGAGAGGAAAACGGACGTCGAGAGAACCGTTGCTCTGATAGAGAAGGCCAAGAGCGGGAAGGTGGCGCGAACCCTCATAGAAGAGAAGATAATCGAGATATACGCCACCCTTTCAGAGGAATACAATCAGACATACCTGAATCTTAACTCTGACCCCAACGAGGCTCTCAGGGTTCTCCGCTCTGAGGGCGACTTTCTCGATAATCTTGAGAAGGCCCTAACGATTGTGGAGGCGGATCTAAATGAAGGTAGAAGAGGTAAGCCTGAAGGGTAATCTGGTCTTGGAAGAGGTCAAGAAGGCCATAGTAGGAAAGGACGAGGTGCTCAAGTTAATCCTGACGACCATCTTAGCCGACGGCCACATACTGCTCGAGGATCTTCCGGGTCTCGCAAAGACCCTGATGGCGAAGAGCTTCGCCAAGGCTTTGGGTGTTGACTTCAAGCGCGTCCAGTTCACTCCAGACCTGCTTCCGAGTGACATTCTTGGCGTGAGCGTCTTCAACCAGAAAACGCTCGAGTTCGAGTTCAAGAAGGGGCCGATATTCACCAACATCCTCCTCGCTGACGAGATAAACCGTGCCCCTCCAAAGACCCAGAGTGCACTCCTTGAGGCAATGCAGGAGAGACAGGTCACAGTGGAGGGTAAGACCTACGAGCTGCCCAAGCCCTTCATAGTTATAGCCACCCAGAACCCAATAGAGCAGGAGGGAACCTACCCGCTCCCAGAGGCCCAGCTCGACAGGTTCTTGGTCAGGCTCCGCGTTGGCTACCCTAGCAGGGGAGAGGAAATAGAGATACTCCGCAGGAGAATGGCAAGGAAGAAGGAGGAGGTGGACATAAATTCCATCCTTACTCCCGAGGATGTCGTGAAGATGCAGAGGGCAATCGAGGATGTCTACGTCAGCGACGCCATCCTTGAGTACATAACGGACATCGTCATCGCCACCCGGGAGGACAGAAAGGAGATAGAGGTCGGTGCCTCCCCGAGGGGAAGCCTTGCTCTCCTCAAGCTCTCCCGCGCCTATGCCGCACTCGAGGGCAGGGACTACGTGATTCCAGATGATGTTAAAGCGATAGCCGTTCCTGCCCTGAGCCACAGGCTCATCCTCAAGCGCGAGCTCTGGTATACTAAGGTCAGCCAGGAGAGCATCATGGAGAAGCTCCTTGAGCGCGTTCCCGTTCCCAAGTTCGAGTGAGGTGAAAGAGTGGCCGAGAGCGGTGAGGTCATACTCCGGACCCCAACGGACGTCAAGGGCAGGGAAGAGCCTGCAGGACTAGCTGGGAGAATGATGCCCACCGAGAAGGCCGAGGAGATACTGATAGCCCTGTGGCTCATCGTCCTCTTTGCCTTTCTCTTGCTCCGCTGGGAGATGGTTTACCTCGTTCTTCCAATTCTCTGGCTGCTCTTCATAGCCGTTTTCTTCTTCAAGCCCAGCCTGAACGTTGAGATAGAGCGTATCATTCCCCATGATCGCTTTCTAGAGGGCACCGAAGTCGAGATCCGGCTCAGGATAAAGTCCCATGAGAGAATCCCGAGCCTTAAGCTTGTGGAGGACATACCGCCCGGCCTTGAGCTCGTCGAGGGGAGCAGGGAGCACGTGCTCTCCCTAAAGAAGGGCGAGGAGAGAACGCTTAGATATAAGGTCCGTATAAAGCGCGGAATCCACGAGTTCAACTGGGTCGAGCTCAGCTACCGTGACCCCTTTGGCTTCTTCAAGGTTGATAAGAAGATTGAGCTCTACACGGAAATCGTTGGTGTCCCAATAATCGAGGACGTCCCCACCCCATACTCCACAAGGGGAACGAAGATAACCGTCGGTCCACTGCCGTCGCCAAGGGTCGGCGAAGGTGTCGAGTTCCACGCGATAAGGGAGTACCAGCCCGGTGACCCGCTCAAGATAATCAACTGGAAGGCCACTGCGAGGACTGGAAAGATAATGGCCAACGAGTACGAGAGTGAGAGGAAGGTGGACGTCGTCTTCATCGTCGATTCCTCCTACACGGGAGAGCTCGTCTTTGACCATCTCGTCCGCGCTGCTGCCTCGCTCATGCTCGACGCCCTTAACAACGGCACGAGCTTCGGTTTGCTACTGGCTGAAGAAGTCCCCCTCTGGATCAGGGTGGACTACGGAAAGAGGCACTTCTTCAAGTGCGTTGACTTTCTCAGCACAGCAAAGCCGGACAAGAACAACCTGATTGCCTACCAGGTTGAGCATCTCATAAAGTCCCGCTTCCCGGCGAGGGCTCAGCTGCTATACTTCTCGCCCCTTCTGACGGAAGAGAGCAGGGAGGCGCTTAAAACCATGGCGAGGTACGGCTACAACGTTGTTATCATAAGTCCCAACCCATACACTGCCCTCGAGCCGAAGAACAGGGAGGAGGAGCTGGCGTTAAAGCTCTTAAACCTGCAGAGAAAGGCCATGCTGAGGAAGATGGCAGCCTATGGAATAATAATCGACTGGGACGTCAGGAAGCCCCTCAAGTCAGCGATAGCAGAGGTGATGAGCCTATGAAAATAAAGAGGCGGCTCTTTTCAGTGATTCCATTGGCTCTCCTCTTTGCGCTGCTGGCGAGGATTGATGGTAGGACCCTCTTCCTAATCCCCCTTGGCCTTATGGGAATCCAGTGGTACTTCATCGGCTCCCTCTTCCTCGTGACCATTGGAGCATTCCTGATATACACGCGCACCGGCGGTCTCTACGGCCTCGCGATAATGGCCCTAACCCTTCTGGCCATCGAGATGGGCTACCTCGACAGGGAGAGGGCTCCAAAGGAGCACTACTTCGTCGTCTTAGCTGCGGTGGTGCTGGCTTTTCCAACTTACCTCCTCATGGAGAGCATCTCCCCTGCCCTTCCGAGGCTCGAGGTTACTGCCTTGGCCGCTTTCCTGCTCATAGCCCTGTACGTCTTCGCGAAGGCCGTTGCTGAGAGCTAAACCTCTATGCTCCAGCTCCCCATCTTTTTGAGGATCTCGCGGGCTCTCTCAAGACCCGTTCTAACACACTCCTCGAGCGGTGCTCCCTTCGAGTATCTCGCCAGGAAGCCGCCCGCGAATGCATCTCCAGCCCCGGTCGGATCCACGATCTCCTCGGGGCTTATTGGGAGTGCTGGGAACTCTTTGAAGGTTCCGTCGTAGATTAAAACTCCCCTCTCGCCCCTTGTGATGACCACCAGCTTCGCGCCCCAGTCGTGGAGAGTCCTCGCGGCTTCCTCCACGGTCTCGGCTTTCGTTATCGTTAACGCCTCCCTCTCGTTGGGGAAGATAACCTCAACGCGCGAGACTATCTCCTTCATAAGTTCGGTTTTCCTCTCGTAGTCTTCCATGTAGGTCGGGTTGAAGTCGAGGCTTATCCTTTTCCCTTCGAGCCTTTTGATGGCTTTTAGCTGCTCCTCTGGGGGAATGGGGGCTATGTGGAAGAGTTCGGCTTTGAGGTATTCCTCGGGAATGGGCGTTTCCCCCATGGCCTGGGCAACTCCCATGTCAACGGGTGCATCCACGCTTCCGTCCTCGTGGTATATCATGTAGATGTGTATTGTCCTTCCAGGGAGAACCTGAACGCCTCTAACGTCGAGGATCAATGAGAGCTTCTCCAGCCACTCCCTCGGGAAATCCTCTCCCACCTTGGTAACGAGGCCTACCTTAGCCCCTGCTAAGGCCGCGGAAGTCGCCACTGCCGTTGCGGCTCCTCCTGGAAGGAGTATCTCCTCCTTGCCTGGAAACCTGAGATGATCTATTGAGACATGACCGAGCACGACGAGGTTCATCATCATCACCGTCTTTTATTTTGGCCATCATTATGAACCGGTCTTTAAGCGATTTCCGGTTGAGTAATCGATTTCTACCCCTCCGTTCAGATGTTCATCGAAAAGATTAAAAGAGCCTAATTCCAATGCTGAATCAAAGACAGTGGGGTGGTTGCCATGGAGGAAGTCTTCCAGAACGAAACCATCAAGCAGATTCTCGCCAAGTACAGGCGCATCTGGGCCATTAGCCACGCCCAGAGCGTTCTCGGCTGGGACATGGAGGTTAACATGCCGAGGGAGGGCATACTCGAGCGCTCCGTTGCCCAGGGTGAGCTTTCCGTTCTTAGCCAGGAGTTCCTTCTAAGGCCTGACTTTGTCGAGCTCGTCGAGAAGGCGAAGGGAATCGAAGACCTCAACGAGTACGAGCGCGGCGTCGTTCGCGTCCTCGACCGCTCAATCAGGATAAGCAAGTCCTTCCCACCCGAGTTCCTCAGGGAGATGAGCGAGGTAACGAGCCAGGCAACGAAAGCATGGGAAGAGGCTAAAAGAACCAACGACTACTCCAAGTTCGAGCCCTGGCTCGACAGAATCATAGACCTCGCCAAGAGGGCCGCTGACTACCTAGGCTACGAGGACGAGCCCTACGATGCCCTGCTCGACCTCTTTGAGGAGGGGACAACCACCAGAGACGTCGAAAGGATGTTCAAAAAGCTGGAGAAGGAGCTTAAGCCGCTCCTCGAAAAGATAATGGAGGAGGGAAAGGTCCCGCAGAGCCACCCGCTCGAAAAGGAGAAGTACGAGAGGGAGCAAATGGAGCGCGTTAACCTCTGGATTTTAGAGAAGTTCGGCTTCCCGCTCGGCGTCCGCTCAAGGCTTGACGTCTCTGCCCATCCGTTCACCACGGAGTTTGGCATAAGGGACGTCAGGATAACGACCAGATACGAGGGCTACGACTTCAGGAGGACCATACTGAGCACTGTCCACGAGTTCGGTCATGCCCTCTACGAGCTCCAGCAGGATGAGCGCTTCATGTTCAGCCCAATCGCTGGAGGCGTCTCCCTTGGAATCCACGAGAGCCAGAGTAGGTTCTGGGAGAACGTAATCGGAAGGAGCAGGGAGTTCGCCGAGCTGATTCATCCCGTGCTCAAGGAGAACCTGCCCTTCATGGCCACCTACACGCCTGAGGATGTTTACCTCTACTTCAACATGGTCAGGCCGGACTTCATCAGGACCGAGTCCGACGTTGTAACCTACAACTTCCACATACTCCTTCGCTTCAAGCTCGAGAGGATGATGCTCAACGAGGGCGTCAAGGCGAAAGACCTCCCAGAGCTCTGGAACGAGGAGATGGAGAGGCTCCTTGGCATAAGGCCCAAGAATTACACCGAGGGAATACTTCAGGACATCCACTGGGCCCACGGCACTGTCGGCTACTTCCCAACTTACAGCATCGGAACGCTCCTTTCAGCGCAGATATACTACCACATGAAGAGGGACATTCCGGACTTCGAGGAGAAGGTTGCCAGAGCCGAGTTCGAGCCCATCAAGGCCTGGCTGAGGGAGAAGATACACCGCTGGGGCAGCATCTACCCACCGAAGGAGCTCTTAAAGAAGGCCATCGGCGAGGAGCTGAACCCGGACTACTTCGTCCGCTGGGTGAAGGAGAGGTACCTATGAGGTTTAGGTTTAGTCTTCCAATCCTAGTTCTTTTAATTGTTTGTTCTTAATCCATTCTTTTATGAATGGCTTGATTTTAGGATATCCTTTGAGA
This genomic interval carries:
- a CDS encoding carboxypeptidase M32, with protein sequence MEEVFQNETIKQILAKYRRIWAISHAQSVLGWDMEVNMPREGILERSVAQGELSVLSQEFLLRPDFVELVEKAKGIEDLNEYERGVVRVLDRSIRISKSFPPEFLREMSEVTSQATKAWEEAKRTNDYSKFEPWLDRIIDLAKRAADYLGYEDEPYDALLDLFEEGTTTRDVERMFKKLEKELKPLLEKIMEEGKVPQSHPLEKEKYEREQMERVNLWILEKFGFPLGVRSRLDVSAHPFTTEFGIRDVRITTRYEGYDFRRTILSTVHEFGHALYELQQDERFMFSPIAGGVSLGIHESQSRFWENVIGRSREFAELIHPVLKENLPFMATYTPEDVYLYFNMVRPDFIRTESDVVTYNFHILLRFKLERMMLNEGVKAKDLPELWNEEMERLLGIRPKNYTEGILQDIHWAHGTVGYFPTYSIGTLLSAQIYYHMKRDIPDFEEKVARAEFEPIKAWLREKIHRWGSIYPPKELLKKAIGEELNPDYFVRWVKERYL
- a CDS encoding carbohydrate kinase family protein: MMMNLVVLGHVSIDHLRFPGKEEILLPGGAATAVATSAALAGAKVGLVTKVGEDFPREWLEKLSLILDVRGVQVLPGRTIHIYMIYHEDGSVDAPVDMGVAQAMGETPIPEEYLKAELFHIAPIPPEEQLKAIKRLEGKRISLDFNPTYMEDYERKTELMKEIVSRVEVIFPNEREALTITKAETVEEAARTLHDWGAKLVVITRGERGVLIYDGTFKEFPALPISPEEIVDPTGAGDAFAGGFLARYSKGAPLEECVRTGLERAREILKKMGSWSIEV